From the Calonectris borealis chromosome 12, bCalBor7.hap1.2, whole genome shotgun sequence genome, one window contains:
- the MLKL gene encoding mixed lineage kinase domain-like protein yields MDIVERVLSMAQAIHAQFEQVKCCKHQCQRLVERIQVLLEPVRILRAQPPKHISHHEEELLKKLLRALGEAQKLVMKYSQTSWIQKFLRAHSAGEEFVWVNESLEDIAQGLSLLLQAEQKQAFLEAFQAKTCRRQDAEDLRDDRAFLDQVIASTEEPEDMTGEIYINSQCMESKVDWMQSELNKIVHVMDCLKKVNVGKREDITEIERDHLTFYRHLQDTESYDLYEGEYLKYPVAIKTFKRPLTTDPMKVRDIFEKEIQTLKKFESPNILRMYGICIEEKDGSPCFSIVMEYCKHGTLRDVLTKQRHLSWEVRIRMALGAARGLYRLHQTEEKSRLHGCICSSKFLVAGDYCVKLSGFELCETESSIKRKAKKNWKQVSMLAYIAPENLKDISYPYKRPCEIYSFGIVLWEIATSKIPFEGCTPQEIIEKVCNHNYQDPVGEDCPADLRKVIEQCRAFDPSQRPSAEEIVDLLADLEKSRNQGI; encoded by the exons ATGGACATCGTGGAGAGGGTCCTCTCCATGGCCCAGGCCATCCACGCCCAATTCGAGCAGGTGAAGTGCTGTAAGCACCAGTGCCAGCGCCTCGTGGAGCGCATCCAGGTCCTGCTGGAGCCCGTGAGGATCCTCAGGGCTCAGCCGCCGAAGCACATCTCCCACCATGAAGAGGAACTGTTGAAGAAGCTGCTCCGGGCACTGGGGGAAGCCCAGAAACTGGTGATGAAATACAGCCAGACCAGCTGGATCCAGAAATTCCTGAGAGCCCACAGTGCCGGCGAGGAGTTCGTCTGGGTGAATGAGAGCCTGGAGGACATCGCCCAGGGGCTCTCGCTCCTGCTGCAAGCAGAGCAAAAGCAGGCTTTCCTGGAGGCTTTCCAGGCAAAGACCTGTCGCAGGCAGGATGCTGAGGACCTGAGGGACGACAGGGCTTTCTTGGACCAGGTGATCGCAA GTACTGAGGAGCCCGAAGACATGACCGGGGAGATCTATATCAACAGTCAATGTATGGAGAGCAAGGTAGACTGGATGCAAAGCGAGCTGAACAAAATCGTGCACGTGATGGACT GCTTGAAGAAGGTCAATGTTGGTAAAAGAGAAGACATCACCGAGATCGAGCGGGACCACCTCACTTTCTACAGACACCTGCAGGACACCGAGAGCTACGACCTCTATGAGGGCGAGTACCTCAAGTACCCCGTGGCCATCAAAACCTTCAAGAGGCCGCTGACCACTGACCCCAT GAAGGTGAGAGACATCTTTGAGAAGGAGATTCAGACCCTGAAGAAGTTTGAGTCTCCAAACATCCTGCGCATGTACGGGATCTGCATTGAGGAGAAAG ATGGGAGCCCCTGCTTCTCCATTGTCATGGAGTACTGTAAGCACGGGACGCTGCGGGATGTGCTGACCAAGCAACGGCATCTTTCCTGGGAGGTCCGCATTCGGATGGCCCTGGGAGCGGCCAGAGGCCTTTACAG GTTGCACCAGACGGAGGAGAAGTCCCGACTCCATGGCTGTATCTGCAGTAGCAAGTTCCTGGTGGCTGGGGATTACTGTGTGAAG CTGTCGGGATTTGAGCTGTGTGAAACAGAGTCATCCATCAAGAGAAAAGCCAAGAAGAACTGGAAACAAGTCTCCATGTTGGCTTACATCGCCCCTGAGAACCTGAAAGACATCAGCTACCCCTACAAGAGGCCCTGTGAAATATACAG CTTCGGGATCGTGCTGTGGGAGATCGCGACGTCCAAAATCCCATTTGAAG GCTGCACTCCCCAGGAGATCATAGAGAAAGTCTGCAACCACAATTACCAGGACCCTGTCGGGGAAGATTGTCCTGCAGATCTCCGGAAAGTCATTGAGCAGTGCCGGGCCTTTGACCCTTCCCAACGCCCTTCTGCCGAGG AGATTGTGGACTTGCTGGCTgacctggagaaaagcagaaaccaaGGAATTTAA
- the FA2H gene encoding fatty acid 2-hydroxylase, with the protein MAAPRSFSAAEVRARCAQGACLVRCRRRLYDLSGFVRLHPGGEQLLRRRAGTDVSAALDGPPHRHSANARRWLEQYYVGEMEPGEEQSDPEPADEEAGDAAAQTPTRMDPRCKTVDVEKDLVDWQKPLLWQVGYLGEKYDEWVHQPVDRPIRLFHSDILESLSKTAWYVVFMVWAPVVLYLSWVSYTSLAQGNTRLFSSFTTEYSIPVHKYYFPFIFLLGMFLWSLLEYLIHRFVFHMKPPASNYYLITLHFLLHGQHHKSPFDSSRLVFPPVPASLVIGFFYGVLQLLLPEVLGLSVFVGGLCGYVVYDMMHYYLHYGSPKKGTYLYGLKAYHVKHHFEHQKSGFGISTRFWDHPFRTLIPEETFEKED; encoded by the exons ATGGCGGCGCCGCGCTCCTTCAGCGCCGCCGAGGTGCGGGCGCGCTGCGCGCAGGGCGCCTGCCTGgtccgctgccgccgccgcctctacGACCTGAGCGGCTTCGTGCGGCTGCACCCGGGCGGCGAGCAGCTGCTGCGGCGGCGGGCCGGCACCGACGTGAGCGCCGCGCTGGACGGGCCGCCCCACCGGCACTCCGCCAACGCCCGCCGCTGGCTGGAGCAGTACTACGTGGGGGAGATGGAGCCCGGCGAGGAGCAG agCGACCCCGAGCCGGCGGATGAGGAGGCGGGGGATGCCGCAGCCCAGACCCCAACGCGGATGGATCCCCGCTGTAAAACAGTGGACGTGGAGAAG GACCTGGTGGACTGGCAGAAGCCCTTGCTGTGGCAGGTGGGCTACTTGGGGGAGAAGTACGACGAGTGGGTGCACCAGCCCGTGGATCGGCCCATCCGCCTCTTCCACTCGGATATCCTTGAGTCCCTCTCCAAGACGGCGTG GTATGTGGTGTTCATGGTGTGGGCCCCCGTGGTGCTCTATCTCAGCTGGGTCAGCTACACCTCCCTCGCCCAGGGCAACACCAggctcttctcctccttcaccACAG AGTACTCCATCCCCGTCCACAAATACTACTtccccttcatcttcctcctgggGATGTTCCTGTGGTCCCTGCTAGAGTACCTCATCCATCGCTTTGTCTTCCACATGAAGCCACCCGCTAGTAACTACTATCTCATCACCCTGCATTTCTTGCTGCATGGGCAGCATCACAAG TCTCCCTTCGACAGTTCCCGCCTGGTCTTCCCTCCCGTGCCGGCCTCGCTGGTGATCGGCTTCTTCTACGGCGTCCTGCAACTCCTGCTGCCCGAGGTGCTGGGGCTCTCGGTGTTTGTCGGGGGGCTCTGCGGCTACGTCGTCTACGACATGATGCACTATTACCTCCACTACGGCTCGCCGAAGAAAGGCACCTACCTGTACGGGCTGAAGGCTTATCACGTCAAGCACCACTTTGAACACCAAAAATCAG GCTTCGGCATCAGCACCCGCTTCTGGGATCACCCCTTCCGGACGCTCATCCCCGAGGAGACCTTCGAGAAAGAGGACTGA